One window from the genome of Pedobacter schmidteae encodes:
- a CDS encoding DUF5655 domain-containing protein produces the protein MKTNQTHACNEKTVADFLAGKSAHTLMLFDHFMNYFKDKAEVHLNTTKTMISVEHQGGRIMYISQLGKNFIHVVFPFKQLYPDNLCFIKTGQVPGSNQFNHHFRMYFMEDLNDEVKTFINLALEEG, from the coding sequence TTGAAAACAAATCAGACCCATGCCTGTAATGAAAAAACGGTTGCTGATTTTTTAGCGGGTAAATCGGCCCACACGCTGATGCTTTTTGATCATTTCATGAATTATTTTAAAGACAAGGCCGAGGTGCACCTCAATACCACAAAGACAATGATTAGTGTGGAGCACCAAGGAGGGAGAATAATGTATATTTCCCAGCTCGGGAAAAACTTTATTCACGTTGTCTTTCCTTTTAAGCAGTTGTATCCCGACAACCTGTGTTTTATTAAAACAGGTCAGGTTCCGGGCAGCAACCAGTTTAATCACCATTTTAGAATGTATTTTATGGAAGACCTTAATGATGAGGTCAAAACATTTATCAACCTGGCACTGGAGGAGGGCTAA
- a CDS encoding DUF4142 domain-containing protein — MKTLRTIAILALLSCLLYACSSSINSSKNKKRNKITGVNPAIQNPNRSVINASGDGLTPGIGQQRSAGSEENASSIASNAIAKANAAIKANREQLESMTEEELIDKMVSGLQMEMRLSSSAQRTTADQKIKYYASTILTDHNRILTELKKLSTKRNIPFVTPTSFKSSGKTDLEFVQMMIESNQSMIGLYTIASKSDDQPIKEFASKQLPLLREHLEAARELTKVFKPVLKKNY; from the coding sequence ATGAAAACTCTCCGAACAATTGCAATTTTGGCCTTATTGTCCTGTTTGTTATACGCATGCTCATCGTCCATTAATTCCTCCAAGAATAAAAAACGCAATAAAATTACAGGTGTAAACCCTGCCATTCAGAATCCTAACCGAAGCGTGATTAATGCAAGTGGCGATGGACTTACGCCCGGAATTGGACAACAACGTAGTGCCGGATCGGAAGAGAATGCCTCCAGTATTGCCAGCAATGCAATTGCCAAGGCAAATGCAGCAATTAAAGCCAATCGGGAACAACTGGAATCAATGACAGAAGAAGAACTAATTGATAAAATGGTGAGCGGGCTGCAAATGGAAATGAGGCTAAGCAGTAGCGCGCAACGGACAACGGCCGATCAAAAAATTAAATACTATGCATCAACCATTTTAACTGATCATAACAGGATACTAACCGAGCTTAAAAAACTTTCGACAAAGCGGAACATTCCTTTTGTAACACCAACCTCTTTTAAAAGCTCCGGAAAAACTGACCTGGAATTTGTTCAAATGATGATAGAAAGCAATCAAAGCATGATTGGACTTTATACCATAGCCAGCAAATCTGACGACCAGCCGATTAAAGAATTTGCATCAAAGCAATTACCTCTGTTAAGGGAACACCTGGAAGCCGCCCGGGAGCTGACCAAAGTATTTAAGCCGGTACTAAAAAAGAATTACTAA
- a CDS encoding acyltransferase, which produces MHTTELKPTALDTKQHFEILDGLRGIAALAVVIFHFMEIAYSDLTKNFISHGFLAVDFFFCLSGFVIAYAYDDRLGKMGLKTFFKLRLIRLHPLVILGSVLGLLAFLFDPFGGSPEQYSTSKIILLFVCSILMIPYPVMTERFFNLFGLNAPSWSLFWEYVANIIYALVLSKLNRYWLLFLTLLAAVALCFVSHRAGGSLLGGWSGATFWDGAARISYSFLAGMLVYRSNWIIKTKLGFIGLSALLSLAFFLPFTSWNWLTEPLVVLVYFPLIIALGAGAVLKPGLKKLCVFSGKISYPLYMTHYAAIWMFFNYYNSHKPVMPQLALIITTGTILLVLIAYITMTVYDIPVRKYLTGKKQQS; this is translated from the coding sequence ATGCACACAACTGAACTAAAACCGACTGCTTTAGATACAAAGCAGCACTTTGAAATTCTTGATGGATTGAGAGGCATAGCTGCACTGGCTGTTGTCATTTTTCATTTTATGGAAATAGCCTACTCGGATTTAACAAAGAATTTCATTTCACACGGCTTTTTAGCGGTAGACTTTTTTTTCTGCCTTTCGGGTTTTGTCATTGCCTATGCTTATGATGACCGTCTGGGGAAAATGGGACTTAAAACATTTTTTAAATTAAGGTTGATCAGACTACATCCATTAGTGATTTTAGGATCAGTGTTAGGTTTACTGGCCTTCCTCTTCGACCCATTTGGGGGTAGCCCGGAGCAATATAGTACAAGCAAAATTATTCTGCTATTTGTTTGTTCCATATTGATGATCCCCTACCCTGTTATGACTGAGCGTTTCTTTAATCTGTTTGGTTTAAATGCACCATCATGGTCGTTGTTTTGGGAATATGTAGCCAATATTATTTATGCTTTGGTCCTTTCTAAACTGAACCGCTACTGGCTGCTTTTTTTAACCCTACTTGCGGCGGTTGCACTTTGTTTTGTGAGTCACCGTGCCGGCGGGTCTTTACTGGGTGGATGGAGCGGGGCAACTTTTTGGGATGGGGCAGCCCGCATCTCTTATTCCTTTTTAGCTGGGATGCTGGTATACCGTTCCAACTGGATCATTAAAACCAAACTAGGCTTTATCGGGCTTTCGGCTTTGTTGTCGCTAGCATTTTTTCTGCCATTTACCAGCTGGAACTGGCTTACCGAACCTTTAGTGGTATTGGTTTATTTCCCTTTGATTATTGCGTTGGGTGCAGGTGCAGTGCTAAAACCAGGCTTAAAGAAATTATGTGTTTTTTCCGGAAAAATATCTTATCCGTTATACATGACGCATTATGCTGCAATATGGATGTTTTTCAACTATTATAACAGCCATAAACCCGTAATGCCACAGTTAGCTTTAATTATAACCACCGGGACTATACTTTTAGTGTTAATTGCGTATATAACTATGACCGTATATGACATTCCGGTACGAAAATACCTGACCGGCAAAAAACAACAAAGTTAG